ATAACACAGTTCATTCGGCCCAACAACCTCCACGAATCAGTGTTGTTATTCCCTGCTTTAACTATGGGCGATTTATTCAACAGGCCGTTGAAAGCGTTCTCAGTCAATCCTATACTGATTACGAATTGATTGTCGTTGATGATGGTTCTACCGACGATACACGAACTGTTTTACAACCCTATGGCGATCGCCTGCGTTATTTTTACCAAGTCAATCAAGGACCTGCCGCAACTCGCAATCAGGGCTTAGAGTTAGCCCGTGGAGAGTTCATTATTTTCCTGGATGCAGACGATTTTTTCCTGCCCAATATTCTGGCAGATCAGATTGCTTGTTTTGCAGAAAAACCCTCCTTGGGAGCCGTGGTGAGTGGTTGGCGATTGGTCAATGAAAGCGGTGAATTTATATCAGATTTAGAGCTGTGGAAGAGCCTACCTGCACTCACAGCAGAAGCATGGATCGTTTGGCGACCTGTGTTACCGAGTGCTACATTGTTTCGGCGGGAATGGTTAGAAAAAATTGGTGGATTTCGAGGTGATTTTCCTCCAGCAGAGGATGCAGAGTGTTTCCTAAATTTGGCATTGTCGGGCTGCAAAACAGACTGGTGTCGTCAGATTGGGGTCTGTTATCGACAGCATGGCAAAGCCATGACCCGTAATACGGTGCGACAGGCAAATCAATTTCAAGCTCTCTACAATCAATTTTTTGCTAAAGCCGATTTACCTCCTTCTTTTCAACAGTTAGAAAGTAAAACTCGCTATCACTTACTCGTATGGTTAGCATGGCGATTTTATCATGCCCAATCTTTTACAGAGATGGCTTTCTATTTGAAAGAATCGCTGTCATACACGCCATTTTCTCCCATTGAAACGATTTCCAATTGGGTCGAAAGTTTCAGTGAATGTTGTATTGGGCATGGCTATTTATTAGATACCTATGCCCTCAGTCAGGAAGTTAATTGGCAACAGTTAATACAGTCGGTACTCAAGACTCAAAAACCCAAAGTAAGTGTGATCATCCCGGCTTACAATGCGGCGAAATATGTGTCACAGGCGATCGCCAGCGTGTTGAATCAAACGTTTGATTCCTATGAGGTGATTGTCATTGATGACGGTTCTACCGATGACACACAAGCGGTGATTGAATCCTATCGCGATCGCCCCCTGGGGGAGGCTGTCTCGCATCGCATTCGATATTACTATCAGCAGAATCGTGGTGTATCTGCCACTCGCAATCGTGGCATTCAGCTGGCTCAAGGGGAATTGATTGCGTTTCTCGATGCTGATGATTATTTTCTGCCGGATAAGTTAGCGAAGCAGGTCGAGGTGTTTGCGGCTAATCCAGATGTAGGTATGGTTAACAGTGGGTTTCGGACAGTCCGGGAAAATGGAGAGGCGATCGCCGATATTCAGTGGTGGCGTTCCATGCCCCAACTTACCCCTGAGGACTGGTTGTTGTATAAACCTGTGCTACCCAGTGCGTTGATGTTTCGTCGAGACTGGCTGATGCAAGTGGGTGGATTTGATCCCCAACTCGCTGCTGCCGAAGATGTCGATCTAGTGTTGCGGTTAGTGGTTGCTGGGTGTCAGTCAGCCTGGTTAACAGAGATCACCGCTTGCTATCGTCAGCACGATTACAGTGCTTGCAGTCAAAACACGCCAAACATTGCGCGATCGGCTGAACAAGTTCTTCTCAAGTTCTTTGCACAACCTGATTTGCCTACCCCCTGGCGATCGCTCCAGGCTTCCTGCTGTTATCAAACGCTGGTATGGGCAGCATGGCGACTGTATTGCACCGACTATACTCAGGAGATGGGCGACTATCTGAAAAAGTCGCTGCGCTATAGCCCATACCCTCCAGCCGCAACGGTAGAGAACTGGATTGAGAGTTTCACTGCCTATTCCAGAAGTTTTGGCACTCCGTTTAATGCCTACGACTTCAGTCGCTTACCTGAATGGCAGGACGCGATCGCCACTGCTATCCAACCTGCTCCAAGCTCCGGAATCCTAAAGGT
The sequence above is drawn from the Oscillatoria sp. FACHB-1407 genome and encodes:
- a CDS encoding glycosyltransferase gives rise to the protein MTAPSSARYFCPCCGNSCAQWLDFSSTYRNVTCPHCASQPRHRALKLYLLERTNLYKDPLKVLHFAPESFLRNAIASLPNLDYVTTDLMDPSVDINFDITNIPFDDDSFDVIFCSHVLEHVPDDRAAMQELFRILKPGGWAFLQVPIDIYREQSFDDPTITDPEERRKFYWQEDHVRLYGLDYKERLEQAGFTVKVEDYAKQLDPVLVERYGLDLSENLYFGVKPLVVTPQFAIEVITDDLSEAITEIDVDDENTEIVAVNNTVHSAQQPPRISVVIPCFNYGRFIQQAVESVLSQSYTDYELIVVDDGSTDDTRTVLQPYGDRLRYFYQVNQGPAATRNQGLELARGEFIIFLDADDFFLPNILADQIACFAEKPSLGAVVSGWRLVNESGEFISDLELWKSLPALTAEAWIVWRPVLPSATLFRREWLEKIGGFRGDFPPAEDAECFLNLALSGCKTDWCRQIGVCYRQHGKAMTRNTVRQANQFQALYNQFFAKADLPPSFQQLESKTRYHLLVWLAWRFYHAQSFTEMAFYLKESLSYTPFSPIETISNWVESFSECCIGHGYLLDTYALSQEVNWQQLIQSVLKTQKPKVSVIIPAYNAAKYVSQAIASVLNQTFDSYEVIVIDDGSTDDTQAVIESYRDRPLGEAVSHRIRYYYQQNRGVSATRNRGIQLAQGELIAFLDADDYFLPDKLAKQVEVFAANPDVGMVNSGFRTVRENGEAIADIQWWRSMPQLTPEDWLLYKPVLPSALMFRRDWLMQVGGFDPQLAAAEDVDLVLRLVVAGCQSAWLTEITACYRQHDYSACSQNTPNIARSAEQVLLKFFAQPDLPTPWRSLQASCCYQTLVWAAWRLYCTDYTQEMGDYLKKSLRYSPYPPAATVENWIESFTAYSRSFGTPFNAYDFSRLPEWQDAIATAIQPAPSSGILKVSEISKIRESV